Genomic window (Indicator indicator isolate 239-I01 chromosome 37, UM_Iind_1.1, whole genome shotgun sequence):
actctCAAATGCCTTATTGAAGTCAGGGTagatgacatccactgctctccatctacccatttggtcacagcttcatagaaggctatcagattagtcaagcaagatTTCCCCTTAGTAAATCCATCTTGGCTagtcctgataaccttcttttctttcatgtggttAGAGCTGgtctccagaatgagctgctccataaCCCTACCAGGGATGGGGGGGAGGCTgcctggtctgtagttgcctgggtcttccttcttgcccctTTTGAAGACTGAAGTAACAttggctttcttccagtcctcaggcacctctcctgttctctagGATTCTTCAAAattgatggagagcagctcagcaacACCATCAGCAGTCCCCTCAGTACAcgtgtgtgtcggtgtgagctgaaattccccccccaccaacaataaccaggctagctcagtctggaagcaaatgaaaagctgtatttacaagcagagactaaaatctacaatgaaatgcaatgaatatgtacaaatatacaaaattcacgacattcacatatatatacaatcaacagaaaaagcacaaccgatctccctttgcttccccccaaggggaccctcccaaaggggcctctctctcccaggagcttcccccccagacccccctggacagagaagaagagttagttaagcagagagttgttaacttagctgccaaggtcagtacgtgttatcttcagccagaagagaagaagaaacagcagccagacagcccagcaactgcccccactgccgaacgcagaatgtgcagagtgcctactttgttttgggtaatagttcttaaacatttctatctatccaatggaagtgtttagaacaatcgttattttgctttcttacacccaatagtgacttatttacattctttcactttctctgttttgaactttgcaaggaaaaattaaaaagacagtttcaaaccatcacagtccaccccttctaaacaattccattggctgctactatcatttatctaatctaaaataatatctacaacaataggtgaataaagaccatagtccattccggctatctcagatgtagatgattcaaaagagtcaaatcacaggaaaaacagcaaacagcttgtttcctcgcagatggagcgaagaaaggaacagggactctcaggtgactcagggctctcagggttcgtgcatcgtagatctcatggactctcctcttgggcgcgatgctgtatctgcgcaacactctgaatttaacctctctcagccaaagttagatttctttgtggaatacactgaatttcaccattttcttgcatcacccaataggtgtgaccaggaccttcagcagaaaccacccctcggacaggtttggcctctcctgaaggagaaaatacccaaacagttttgcctaacagattcttttctctgataacaggaactctatcaccttcttcctttcgcaacaaatctgattgggcaggtccagctcgattccctgaacctctactattcaccaaccaggttgcttgtgctaaatgtttctcccagtttttcaaagatccaccccccatggctttgagagtggttttcagcaaaccattgtagcgttcgatcttccctgcagctggtgcatggtagggaatgtggaatatccactcgatgccgtgctctttggcccagttttttacaagattgttcttgaaatgagttccattgtccgactcaatcctctctggagttccgtgtctccacaggatttgtctctccaggccaagaatggtgttacgtgcagttgcatgaggaactggataagtttccagccatccagtgctcgcctctaccatagtcagcacatactgcttaccagatggagaacgaggtagagtgatggagtcaatctgccaggcttcaccatacttgtacttggaccatcggtcaccgtaccacaagggcttgatccgctttgcctgcttaatagcagcacaaatgtcacagtcatggatgacttgtttgatagcatccatggaaatgtcaatggatctgtcacgagcccatcggtaggttgcatctctgccttgatgtcctgatgagtcatgggcccactgagctaagaacagctcacctcggtgtttccagtcaagatcaggatcaggatcagagtttgtgtccacctgggaaactcttgcagctagatctgcctgatggttgtgttgttgttcttcagtagctttgctcttaggaatgtgagcatcgatgtgtctcactttcactgggattctctcaatgcgagcagcaatgtcttgccacagatctgcagcccagattggctttcctttcctctgccagccattctttttccagtttttcagccaaccccacaaggcattggctaccatccacgagtcggtgtagagataaagctttggccatctctcacgttcagctatgttaagagctagctggacagcttttacctctgcgaattgactggattctccttctccatctctcgcttctgcaactctgcgcgttggactccacactgcagatttccaccttcgcttgttcccaaccagacgacaggaaccgtctgtgaacaaagcatatctcttttcatcatcagacagatcactgtaaggaggagcttcctctgcacgagttactctctcctctggaggtttagcacagcttgtgccttctggccagtttgtgatcacctccaccaaaccaggcctttcgagatttcccattcgagctctctgtgttattagagccatccacttagaccaggtagcatctgttgcatgatgtggtgaagaacctttgcctttgaacatccaattcagaactggcaatctaggagctagaagaagttgtgactcagttccaatcacttcagaagcagctttcactccttcataagcagctaaaatctctttctctgttggagtgtagtttgcctctgagcctctgtagccacgaccccagaaaccaagaggacgtcctcgtgtctcccctggagctctttgccataagcaccaggttggaccattgtcactcgcggccgtgtacagaatgttcttaatgtctggaccagttcggacaggtcccagacccatcgcttggactacctctcgcttgatctggtcaaaggctgcttgttgctcaggaccccattggaaactgtttctctttcgagtcacatcatagagaggtttcacaatctgactgtatccaggaatgtgcagtctccaaaatcccactatgcctaggaagcgcagagtttctttcttgttgatgggatttgccatggtggagactctgtttatcacatccattgggatgtgacggcgaccatcttgccaccgcaatcccagaaactggatttctctggcaggtcctttcaccttgtctcgcttgataccgaaaccagcttgcaagagaatgtcaaggattttgttacctttctcgaagacttcttcagcagtctcaccccagacgatgatgtcatcaatgaactgaatgtgttctggagctccacctttctccaaagcatcatggatcactgcatggcagatggttgaactgtgaatccacccctggggcaaacgattgaatgtgtactgaatgcctctccaggtgaaagcaaactgaggcctgcattcctctgctatgggaatagagaagaaagcattagcaatgtctatggtagcataccatttggcctgcttggattccagctcatattggagttccatcatgtctggtacagctgcactcatgggtggagttacttcattcaaggcacggaaatcaactgtcagacgccactctccattctgctttcgcataggccagattggactgttgaaaggtgaatgagttttgctgatgaccttctgactctccaactgacgaatcaagttttgaatgggcaccaaagagtcacggttggttctgtattgtctgtgatgcacagtttgagaagcaaccggcagctttacatcctctatctcatgttgtcccacaactgcagattcatctgaaagctcaggtctaatggacaacttcaattttcctccatcaatttctacagttgctattccaaaagcccatttgtaacccttagggtctttaaaacgcccttctctcagaaagtcaattcccaaaatacaaggtgcattaggacctgttacaatagtatgtttcttccactgcttcccagttaaacttatatcaacctctatcttaaacaactcttgagatccaccagtgactccctgaatagttatagattctcccccttgataatttgatggtattatggtgcactgagctcctgtgtcaaccaaggccctgtacttctgaaattttgaagtgccaggccactggatgtacacatcccaatagattctgttatctccattatcccttacctccccctggcggaaggcagggcacccctaatggtggggattacctccacatgtacagctggcacaacgtccagcatcagaattaggatcactgttggagctatcagagttgttctgggaaactgaggaagtgacagctaccctcctggtattgctacctcgggatctgcccctctgcagctcccgtaacctcttgaaaagatcagaagttggttgaccatcccatctgttcatgttctcaccaaactgatcacgcagagttatccagatactgccacgtgattgcctctgctgtctgttttggtttgacctattctggaatggccttcttggagcacgtctgttcctaacagctgaaacttgtatccatctggaggaagaggaatcagaatcatcccccttcatcaagttggatatggaggttttaaattcctccttcagctctttcatgcaattctttatctctccagacagagtttcaatggctgaaaccaaagaagtacgtgcaagactatcctccaactgcctcatttggtcagtgaaatggccaacagtgggaggtgctccaccataatttcttgccacaatcctgcttgccagaatagtagcataattaggaggagcaagcttaatgagctttttggcaaggcctgttccaacaggaatttcatcaggattcagagtcttatgatctccatacattacttctctcacagcaaactctctcagacgcttgattccctcagctattgtggtccaaggcttagggttccatggtaaatcatctctgctggggtacctcagcgagactgccagtaggaggcgtgcccacagagaaactttaccaatgcacttgcctaggtgcctgtctatgcctgtatcctttgagagcatccccaactgagaggccgacttgtcacctaccactaatgctggggctcccatatcaaaacacctggctagccaagacaggactggctcattatctcctctgatgtaatccttcctcacatgtctaatttcctgtctgggtgcattagctgactgtatgtcatcctcctcctcctcatcatcatcatcatcatcctgaggtcgctgtccccataatcctattttaatcctccgttgaatttctttgagttcagaggcactgccagcagttgctaatctactagggtctacatcctgacctacatctccatcatccatgtggggtctcaagaggtctaccagagttttaaggctaaccctctcttcctcatcagaaggatctttcttaacagagggatcctgagtagaaggaccctcatctccatctgcaccatctcctgcagcatctgcatctcctttacgctttctgcttacagtggccaccaaatttactggcttggttttcacattcacagcagagttggaagagcaagtagccttatgtctttcttgacacagtgctatcagtagccatatgattattccaagaagcaacaaatttaagattaaggctagtacaagatatctagggtaccactggttacaaagaccctctgtagttgtaagaggagtaacaaactcatatgtgtctgctagcagatccatagttgagttaccatagcttcttagcccaataagaccataacagaattcaccaacattcagtaacttgttcttaacccaaagaaacgacttatatgccacatatctcacaatcttgtctatcatgcaggaaacagcccatctgtagacaatcacactgataacagaggaaataaaattactcaaaatccaaaacagcttcattttgcttcctaatctgagcagaaataaatcaaacaagcaatcgagccccgagttggagcgccaaaaatcaaaagtgtgtcggtgtgagctgaaattccccccccaccaacaataaccaggctagctcagtctggaagcaaatgaaaagctgtatttacaagcagagactaaaatctacaatgaaatgcaatgaatatgtacaaatatacaaaattcacgacattcacatatatatacaatcaacagaaaaagcacaaccgatctccctttgcttccccccaaggggaccctcccaaaggggcctctctctcccaggagcttcccccccagacccccctggacagagaagaagagttagttaagcagagagttgttaacttagctgccaaggtcagtacgtgttatcttcagccagaagagaagaagaaacagcagccagacagcccagcaactgcccccactgccgaacgcagaatgtgcagagtgcctactttgttttgggtaatagttcttaaacatttctatctatccaatggaagtgtttagaacaatcgttattttgctttcttacacccaatagtgacttatttacattctttcactttctctgttttgaactttgcaaggaaaaattaaaaagacagtttcaaaccatcacaacgtGGATGGACATCAGGGCCTATGGATTTGGGCAGTTTCAGTTTGTCCAGGTGATCTCTAACCCAGGCTTCACCAACCCATAGAATGTCTTCCTCCTTccagttttcctttcttattcCCAATGACTGAGATTCCTGAGGGCTgatcttaggagtgaagactgaagcaaagaaggcattcagcaattctgccatctctgcatcttctgctATCATATCTCCTGCCTCATTTAGCTGTGGGCTCACTTATTCTCTATTCCTCCTTTTCCCGTTGATTCATTAGAAGAACCGATTCTTGTTTCCTTTTACCTCCCTAGCCAGACTAAGTTCCAAGAGAGCCTTGGCCTTTCTTGTTGTGTCTCTACGTGTTCTGGCATCGTGTCTATAATCTTCCCAATTGACCAGACCCTTTTTCTATGTGTTGTAACTTTCTCTCTCCCATTTGAGATTTTTTGTAGGAGCTCCTttcttatccatgcaggtctcctgccttCTTTACttgatttttatattattttttaagggAAAACCTCTCTcatgagcttggaggaggtagtgtttgaatattaaccagctctcttgggtcTGCTACCCTCTAGAGCCCTAGCCTGTCGGATATCTATGTAGGTTTTTGAAGAGGACAGAATCCATCTTGAAGTCCATGGTAGAAATTACACTTACTgcccttggtgtctgcagagtttTCTCTCACATCACCTCACTCCTTTCTGCCAGCCACTTGCTGCACACTAGTTTCTTACCTCTTCTTAAACATGCTATCAAAGGCATCCTGCCAATATCACTGATTGGCTCAGCTTTCAACAGCATCAGATGTGTCTTGGAGTTGGCTGGAAATGTCTCCATCCAACATAGGAGCAGCTTCTGGCATCTTGTCACAGATGTCCCTGAATCCCCTGAAATCccctctgctaccaaaacctGGCAAACCTACACAAAGCCAATGCATGACAtacacagaaaggaaaggtaTGAGTGAGACAGGGAAGGTGGAAAGGAGATTCAGCTCAGAAATGCCCAATCACAGGACCATGGACAATGGGCATAAGCTGAAACACAGAAGACTCTCAAACAGCAGGAAACAACTTTTTATGATGGGGGTGAGCAAGCACCAGAagtggttgcccagagaggttgtggatattGAAGAGCCATCAGGACATATGTCTGTGCAATCTGCTTTGCATGTTCCTGCTTCATTAGGATGGTAAACACAGTGATTTCCAGTGGTCCTTTCCAATTTCTGTTGTTCTCCAAAAGACTTTTACAGAATAACTTTTCCCACAGTTCCTAAGCCTTTCCAGGACAGCAGGAAAGGAGTGCTGCCAGTGCATAGCCATGGTCAGAAGCCAAAAGGGAGGCCAAAGAATGCAATGAGCATGGTGGGCCCAGTTGCCCAGATGACTCACAGATATCACAGTGTGTGTGTCAAGATAAAGGCCATGATCTTGCAGGGTATCTGAGagatatttatattattttttaagggAATACCTCTCTCCTGAACTTGGAAGAGGTGCCAGGAGTCCACTGTTGCCATCCAGCCACCTGCCTGgacccatcctcagctccttcccacagaacactgctgtgggctcctccacctctgctgctgttggcagcatcctcagctgtgATGGAGTGCCCATCAACTCCGGGGGCTTTGACCTCTCCTGCATCACCAACCGCTACTGCTGCAGACCCTGCCGCCCCTGCTAGAGCTGCTGTTGAtgactgtggtggttttaaggctatgcctttaatttcttttcacagagtttgagtagaaaagtaaaagactgtaaataaatcacaactgggtgtaagaaagcaaaataatgattattctaaacacttccattgaaaagatagattttttttaagagacagtactcaaaacaaagttgctgtctgtctctcagtctgtctggtgtttctctgctgggcactctgcgtttctcttctgtgcctttgcttttcacagataacacacacctgcatactCACCCTgaaaacctctctgcttcttgtctttcttccttctgccagggggttctggggaaggcagggaaggagaaggcaggggtcggctttcctggctttggccaggagggttttgtgctgtttatgttaattgtatatatttgtaaatattgtaaacagtgtgtatttgtacacattcattccATTttattgtagactgtagtttttgctttgtaaatacagcttcatttgtttctgaACTGAGAtagtctggtggtgttaatgtgggaggggaatttcagcccaccatgCTACAACAATGACCTGGACAAGGATTCCCAGGAACCCAAAAGCTCATGTTGGATTGAAGGATGAGCTCTTAATCATCAGTTTCAGAGAGGATGAACATCCCATGCTGTCCTTCCAaaggagagcagctgaggagctctgAAAATATGGCCAAAGTCTGACTTCCCTGCCTTCTACTGTCTTCTACCTCTGTCTTGTCTTCTCTTCTTGTGGACTGTATGAACCTCAGAGGCAACCTGGAGAATATGCTGACCCCTCTCTCTCTGTGGAACAGGCAGATAAATGTCTTGTTGGATCTCCACTGAGTGTGATGGGCACAGATGTTCAACAGGTGGTGGTGCTCTCCATGCTCTGGCCAGCTCTTCTGCAAGTGATATCATTTCCTCTTCAGAGTCATTAAAGCTTTCTGCATCCCAGCCCCTGCCGCCACACAATCCTTTTTGGTGGTATTGTCTAGAGTTGTCAAAGAAAAAAGGCATTGCTTTGGGTGGTGGGGGTTAAGGTTGGGGAGGATGTGATGCAGGATATTGTCCAATCATTTTCTCTTGTAGCTAAGACAGACATACTCAGCTCTTCCACTGCTGGTGTCAGTCAAGGTCTGCATTCTAGTGTTAGAGCTCTGACACAGTTCACCATAGCATCTTTCTCTCTGACTGAGCAGGGTGGATGGTGCAAAGTCTACTCAGTTGGCAGAACAAGGATGGGCAGTGTTCACATGGGTGGGTGACATGGGGCACAGCTGGAGGATGGTGTGTAGTGTAGGGCTGTTGCATGCTGAAATCAGTTCTATTTCTATCACCATGGGGTTTCTCTTGGTTTTACCAAAGTTCATTCTTCGTTAACCCAAATGATTCCCACACTGACAGCACTGACAGGTCACATAGAGTCAGTTGGAGTGGTGACAGACAGTGGCATGGTTATACAGCAATTAACATGATACAAGGTCATACATTGATTATCCTCATTTAAACCAAATCCCCTTGAGGCACACATTGGACCTCACCATTCTCCATTATCACCCACTCTGTGCTCCAAGgttcttaaagaaaaatgatCCCACAAATGGGTTTGTATTTGCCCAAGGCAGAACTAACCCAAACTGATTTTTCACAGTATAACATTATGTGCACTATGGAGACTTTATCCCCTTCTACAGTTTGCAAAAGCGTTGATGGGGCAGGACCAGCTTGACTGACAGATCCTCTGGTGCTGAGTAACTAGGTTGCTCTTACTAGATGTGTATCCCAATGTTTGAAGGTCCCATCATGCATCTCTTTCATGTAGTCTTTGATGTTTTGTTGTATTGGTTGATTTTCATGGAGGCTGGTGCTTGATGGGGGATGTGACACAGACACACAGTGCCATGCTCTTCGGACCAGGTGTCCATCAGGTTGTTTCGGAAATGATTCCCCATTGCCTGACTAGGTTTTTTCAGGGTTGCTGTGTCACCATAAGACTTGATGACCAAGACCCAGGACAATGTATCAGGTGGTAGATATCTTGATTGTGATTAAATTaatgaggtgggaattataaaaatataattatctttattttcctgaaaacccCACCTCAAAATTATGTACACCACTGATTaaatttatttacaggttctactTAGTCCCAAATTCTACAAGGATGCTTATGGGCAACTTTAATATAATTtaaagaattcagaaaatggcaaaggctaagccacaaaatagcttCACTCCACttataaaatcagaggcaagccaggacccTAGGGAAAGCTGAGAATGCCGGTTTTACTCATGAGGACAGAGCAGGAATTTGGAGGTAATCCCTAGGTCTCTCTTTGGTGGCAGGCTCCAGAACTTCAGGTTTTATAATCTGATTTGTGGATAATGTGGCACAAATCCAAAAGAAGGGGGACCTGCCTAAACCAGAGTGTCCTTAGACACAGCTGCCAGGAGGGAAAACTCGTGCAGCAGCCTTGTCTGAGCAGTGCAAGAGACGTTGCACTGCCAGTGTGTTCCAGTGAACAGCCACAGTTTTATGGCAGGCAGgtcactccagcagcaggcagggagcaggaccccagggcaggcagatCCAGGGAGAAGCCAGGTCCAAGTGCTGATGTCTCCAATTTTGCCAAAAATCCAGAGCGAGTCCAAAGTGAGCACCAAAATGAGAGAGCCCAGACTGCTTCCTGGTCACTCTGTTTAAAACCTTCCCTTCTTGGGAACCAGGTGAGTCTGAAGCCCCTTCTGCTCCTCTTACAAAATAACATCTCCACTCAATGAACCTCTCAGCTGATGTTGCCTTTCTCATATTTTGGAGCTTGAAGTAACTTGTCATGAGAGAAGGGAGTGGGGATAATGTCTATCTAGACAGAGGCAGAAGAATGAGTGTGGTGGCTTCTGCTTTGTGCACTAGGAAAGTGGTtgcctggatcaggctgctcttcaTACAGCTCTGTCTGGTTGAGGTAGTGAGGATGGTATTGCTCCTGGCAGAGTTTTCATCTCAAACACTGAGGGCTTTGGGTCCTTCGTGACAGTGTAATCAGGTTATTCTTCAGCCATGCTTGTGTTATGATTCCTATGTCCTCTGTTCCAGGTGCACTTCCATCCCTAGGACATGTATTGCTGCAAGCCCTgtgagccctgctgccagccctgtggtCCAATCCCACTGGCCAACAGCTGCAATGAGCCCTGCTGTGTCAGGTGCCAGGACTCTATCGTTGCCATCCAGCCATCTGCTGTGGTGGTAACCCTGCCTGGACCCATCCTCAACTCCTTCCCACAGAACACTGTTGTGGGCTCCTCCACctttgctgctgttggcagcatcctcagctgtgATGGAGTGCCCATCAACTCCGGGGGCTTTGACCTCTCCTGCATCACCAGCCACTATTGCTGCAGACCCTGCCGCCCCTGCTAGAGCTGCTGGCAACAGCCTGGGGCAAGAACTTCCAAGACTGCAAGACATAGTGCTGGACAGAAGATGGAGCTTCAGGCTATTGTTACCTCCTTCCACTCTCTCTCTTCCTATTACTGACACTGACTACAAATGCCAGCCTAGCACGGATCTCCCAATGCCAGCAGCCTGACTGTTGGTCTCTTTTACTCTTCAGACCAAGCATATGGACACCCTGCAACAGCTCCACTCTACCTTATTGAGTGAAGTGCTTGATGCTCCCTATTGAGCCACCTCCCTTTCTTCTCTAGATTCATTAAAGTTGTGCTGCATCCAAGCCTGGGTCTTTGagttctccttccttcctctggcaacctgtgatggttttaaaactgtctttttaatttctctttacaaagttcaagcagagaaggtgaaggaatgtaaatatatcactattgggtataagaaagcaaaataatgagtattctaaacacttccattggggaggtagaaatgtttaagaatctctactcaaaataaagttggggcagtctgagtctgACTCGGCTtacttgctgggcttctgtctgtctg
Coding sequences:
- the LOC128978506 gene encoding feather keratin Cos1-2-like, translating into MYCCKPCEPCCQPCGPIPLANSCNEPCCVRCQDSIVAIQPSAVVVTLPGPILNSFPQNTVVGSSTFAAVGSILSCDGVPINSGGFDLSCITSHYCCRPCRPC